The following coding sequences lie in one Glycine soja cultivar W05 chromosome 16, ASM419377v2, whole genome shotgun sequence genomic window:
- the LOC114390465 gene encoding uncharacterized protein LOC114390465 isoform X3 yields the protein MVPGSKTEGGGTGTTHLLSARVRKTIQSIKEIVGNHSDADIYVALKEANMDPNETTQKLLNQDPFHEVKRRRDRKKETQNVGNRGQPSADSRRPSENNSGQGMKFHTHSERNVRRTNYSRSTFPGISREFRVVRDNRVNHIYKEVTPLSQQHSTSVTEQLNVNISDKGSSISTNHRSSGSRNSSQASNGPSDSHARYAPKTIDRKIVYEDKDKQGMISNAAGRVQPIKPNSVHQNSALVASTSSAVGVYSSSTDPVHVPSPDSRSPGVVGAIRREVGFVGVRRQSSDNKAKQSFAPSSPHVVGKDVSRPSLNNQHNNRPHQQLVGHQRVSQQNKEWKPKSSQKPNCNNSPGVIGTPKKAAAAASPPAENSGDIESNTVELQDKLSQVNIYENQNVIIAQHIRVPETDRCRLTFGTIGTELDSSRPQSKYHIIGASEKSNEELTASLTVPAPELSTDDVSGSKQVDLRDEHIRSLGSDSPVSGATSEQQLPDNKDSSNTKNLDNYANIGLVRDSSPSYAPSEQQQQDSHDMPGFAAYDSPAGYDIPYFRPTIDETVRGQGLSSPQEALISHPTNTPASTIAMVQQQQPPVPQMYPQVHVSHFANLMPYRQFLSPVYVPPMAMPGYSSNPPYPHPTNGSSYLLMPGGGSHLNANNLKYGVQQFKPVPAGSPTGFGNFANPTGYAMITPGVVGGATALEDSSRVKYKDNLYVPNPQAETSEIWLQNPRDHPGMQSTPYYNMPGQTPHAAYMPSHTGHASFNGATAQSSHMQFPGMYHTPPQPAAMASPHHLGPPAIGNNVGVGVAAAAPGAQVGAYQQPQLGHINWTTNF from the exons ATGGTCCCTGGTTCCAAAACGGAGGGTGGTGGCACTGGTACCACTCACTTGCTCTCTGCAAGAGTGCGCAAAACCATTCAATCCATCAAGGAAATCGTGGGGAACCATTCTGATGCCGATATCTATGTCGCCCTTAAGGAAGCCAACATGGATCCTAACGAAACCACTCAGAAATTGCTCAACCAAG atCCATTTCACGAGGTGAAGAGAAGGAGAGACCGGAAGAAGGAG ACTCAGAATGTTGGGAACAGGGGTCAGCCTTCAGCTGACTCACGAAGGCCATCTGAGAATAATAGTGGTCAAGGAATGAAATTTCACACCCATTCTGAACGCAATGTTCGAAGAACAAACTATTCTCGCAGTACTTTTCCTG GCATCAGCAGAGAGTTTCGTGTTGTTAGAGACAACAGagtaaatcatatatataaagaagTAACGCCTCTTTCACAGCAGCACTCAACATCTGTCACTGAGCAGTTAAATGTAAACATATCTGATAAGGG CTCATCAATTTCCACCAATCATAGGTCATCTGGCTCTAGGAATTCGTCTCAAGCTTCAAATGGTCCTTCTGATTCACATGCTAGATACGCGCCAAAAACCATTGACAGAAAAATTGTATATGAGGATAAGGATAAGCAAGGCATGATTTCAAATGCAGCAGGACGGGTGCAACCAATTAAGCCTAACAGCGTCCATCAAAATTCTGCCTTGGTGGCATCAACCAGTTCTGCTGTTGGGGTGTATTCCTCTTCAACAGATCCAGTTCATGTGCCCTCTCCTGATTCTAGATCACCAGGTGTTGTTGGAGCCATTAGGCGTGAAGTTGGGTTTGTTGGTGTTCGGCGACAGTCTTCAGACAACAAAGCAAAGCAATCATTTGCTCCTAGTAGCCCTCATGTTGTGGGTAAAGATG TTAGCAGACCGTCGCTGAACAACCAGCATAATAATAGGCCACATCAACAACTTGTGGGACATCAAAGAG TTTCTCAGCAAAATAAAGAATGGAAGCCTAAATCAAGCCAGAAGCCAAACTGTAATAATAGTCCTGGAGTAATAGGAACCCCAAAAAaggctgctgctgctgcttcaCCTCCAGCAGAAAATTCTGGAGATATAGAATCAAATACTGTAGAGCTTCAAGATAAACTTTCCCAAGTAAATATATATGAGAACCAAAATGTGATTATAGCACAGCATATTCGAGTTCCAGAGACTGATCGCTGTCGGCTTACATTTGGTACCATTGGGACTGAACTTGATTCTTCAAGGCCTCAATCTAAGTATCACATTATAGGAGCTTCTGAAAAATCAAATGAGGAATTGACTGCAAG CTTGACAGTACCTGCTCCAGAGTTGTCCACTGATGATGTTTCTGGGAGCAAACAGGTGGACTTGCGGGATGAACACATTAGAAGTTTGGGGTCAGACTCTCCAGTATCTGGTGCTACTTCTGAGCAACAATTGCCTGACAACAAAGACTCTTCAAACACTAAGAATCTGGACAATTATGCCAATATTGGATTAGTTCGTGATAGTAGTCCATCCTATGCACCTTCAGAACAGCAGCAACAAGATTCTCATGATATGCCAGGCTTTGCG GCTTACGATTCTCCAGCTGGTTATGACATTCCTTACTTCAGACCCACAATTGATGAAACAGTACGAGGGCAGGGTTTGTCATCTCCTCAGGag GCTTTGATCTCCCATCCAACCAACACTCCTGCTTCCACAATTGCCATGGTGCAACAACAGCAACCTCCTGTGCCACAGATGTATCCACAAGTTCATGTTTCACACTTCGCTAATCTTATGCCATATCGTCAGTTTCTGTCCCCGGTCTATGTTCCACCCATGGCCATGCCTGGATATTCAAGTAATCCTCCCTATCCTCACCCAACAAATGGCAGCAGTTACTTGTTAATGCCTGGAGGTGGTTCACATCTTAATGCCAACAATCTCAAATATGGAGTTCAACAGTTCAAGCCTGTTCCTGCTGGAAGTCCTACAGGGTTTGGAAATTTTGCTAACCCAACTGGATATGCCATGATTACTCCTGGTGTGGTTGGGGGTGCAACGGCTTTAGAAGATTCATCTCGAGTCAAGTACAAAGATAATCTTTATGTCCCAAATCCTCAG GCTGAGACATCAGAAATTTGGTTACAGAATCCAAGGGACCATCCTGGCATGCAATCTACTCCATACTATAACATGCCAGGGCAAACACCTCATGCGGCTTACATGCCATCACACACTGGTCATGCTTCCTTCAATGGAGCCACAGCTCAGTCTTCTCACATGCAGTTCCCCGGCATGTACCACACCCCTCCACAGCCGGCAGCCATGGCTAGTCCTCACCATTTAGGACCACCAGCCATTGGCAACAATGTTGGAGTTGGGGTGGCTGCAGCTGCTCCTGGAGCACAGGTTGGTGCATATCAGCAGCCTCAATTGGGCCACATCAACTGGACAACAAATTTCTGA
- the LOC114390465 gene encoding uncharacterized protein LOC114390465 isoform X1 has protein sequence MVPGSKTEGGGTGTTHLLSARVRKTIQSIKEIVGNHSDADIYVALKEANMDPNETTQKLLNQDPFHEVKRRRDRKKETQNVGNRGQPSADSRRPSENNSGQGMKFHTHSERNVRRTNYSRSTFPGISREFRVVRDNRVNHIYKEVTPLSQQHSTSVTEQLNVNISDKGSSISTNHRSSGSRNSSQASNGPSDSHARYAPKTIDRKIVYEDKDKQGMISNAAGRVQPIKPNSVHQNSALVASTSSAVGVYSSSTDPVHVPSPDSRSPGVVGAIRREVGFVGVRRQSSDNKAKQSFAPSSPHVVGKDGTSADSFQSVGAVSKTEQFSQTNVTEPSLSGMPVSRPSLNNQHNNRPHQQLVGHQRVSQQNKEWKPKSSQKPNCNNSPGVIGTPKKAAAAASPPAENSGDIESNTVELQDKLSQVNIYENQNVIIAQHIRVPETDRCRLTFGTIGTELDSSRPQSKYHIIGASEKSNEELTASLTVPAPELSTDDVSGSKQVDLRDEHIRSLGSDSPVSGATSEQQLPDNKDSSNTKNLDNYANIGLVRDSSPSYAPSEQQQQDSHDMPGFAAYDSPAGYDIPYFRPTIDETVRGQGLSSPQEALISHPTNTPASTIAMVQQQQPPVPQMYPQVHVSHFANLMPYRQFLSPVYVPPMAMPGYSSNPPYPHPTNGSSYLLMPGGGSHLNANNLKYGVQQFKPVPAGSPTGFGNFANPTGYAMITPGVVGGATALEDSSRVKYKDNLYVPNPQAETSEIWLQNPRDHPGMQSTPYYNMPGQTPHAAYMPSHTGHASFNGATAQSSHMQFPGMYHTPPQPAAMASPHHLGPPAIGNNVGVGVAAAAPGAQVGAYQQPQLGHINWTTNF, from the exons ATGGTCCCTGGTTCCAAAACGGAGGGTGGTGGCACTGGTACCACTCACTTGCTCTCTGCAAGAGTGCGCAAAACCATTCAATCCATCAAGGAAATCGTGGGGAACCATTCTGATGCCGATATCTATGTCGCCCTTAAGGAAGCCAACATGGATCCTAACGAAACCACTCAGAAATTGCTCAACCAAG atCCATTTCACGAGGTGAAGAGAAGGAGAGACCGGAAGAAGGAG ACTCAGAATGTTGGGAACAGGGGTCAGCCTTCAGCTGACTCACGAAGGCCATCTGAGAATAATAGTGGTCAAGGAATGAAATTTCACACCCATTCTGAACGCAATGTTCGAAGAACAAACTATTCTCGCAGTACTTTTCCTG GCATCAGCAGAGAGTTTCGTGTTGTTAGAGACAACAGagtaaatcatatatataaagaagTAACGCCTCTTTCACAGCAGCACTCAACATCTGTCACTGAGCAGTTAAATGTAAACATATCTGATAAGGG CTCATCAATTTCCACCAATCATAGGTCATCTGGCTCTAGGAATTCGTCTCAAGCTTCAAATGGTCCTTCTGATTCACATGCTAGATACGCGCCAAAAACCATTGACAGAAAAATTGTATATGAGGATAAGGATAAGCAAGGCATGATTTCAAATGCAGCAGGACGGGTGCAACCAATTAAGCCTAACAGCGTCCATCAAAATTCTGCCTTGGTGGCATCAACCAGTTCTGCTGTTGGGGTGTATTCCTCTTCAACAGATCCAGTTCATGTGCCCTCTCCTGATTCTAGATCACCAGGTGTTGTTGGAGCCATTAGGCGTGAAGTTGGGTTTGTTGGTGTTCGGCGACAGTCTTCAGACAACAAAGCAAAGCAATCATTTGCTCCTAGTAGCCCTCATGTTGTGGGTAAAGATGGTACATCTGCAGATTCTTTTCAATCAGTTGGGGCTGTCTCAAAGACTGAACAATTTAGTCAAACTAATGTAACTGAACCTTCATTATCTGGTATGCCAGTTAGCAGACCGTCGCTGAACAACCAGCATAATAATAGGCCACATCAACAACTTGTGGGACATCAAAGAG TTTCTCAGCAAAATAAAGAATGGAAGCCTAAATCAAGCCAGAAGCCAAACTGTAATAATAGTCCTGGAGTAATAGGAACCCCAAAAAaggctgctgctgctgcttcaCCTCCAGCAGAAAATTCTGGAGATATAGAATCAAATACTGTAGAGCTTCAAGATAAACTTTCCCAAGTAAATATATATGAGAACCAAAATGTGATTATAGCACAGCATATTCGAGTTCCAGAGACTGATCGCTGTCGGCTTACATTTGGTACCATTGGGACTGAACTTGATTCTTCAAGGCCTCAATCTAAGTATCACATTATAGGAGCTTCTGAAAAATCAAATGAGGAATTGACTGCAAG CTTGACAGTACCTGCTCCAGAGTTGTCCACTGATGATGTTTCTGGGAGCAAACAGGTGGACTTGCGGGATGAACACATTAGAAGTTTGGGGTCAGACTCTCCAGTATCTGGTGCTACTTCTGAGCAACAATTGCCTGACAACAAAGACTCTTCAAACACTAAGAATCTGGACAATTATGCCAATATTGGATTAGTTCGTGATAGTAGTCCATCCTATGCACCTTCAGAACAGCAGCAACAAGATTCTCATGATATGCCAGGCTTTGCG GCTTACGATTCTCCAGCTGGTTATGACATTCCTTACTTCAGACCCACAATTGATGAAACAGTACGAGGGCAGGGTTTGTCATCTCCTCAGGag GCTTTGATCTCCCATCCAACCAACACTCCTGCTTCCACAATTGCCATGGTGCAACAACAGCAACCTCCTGTGCCACAGATGTATCCACAAGTTCATGTTTCACACTTCGCTAATCTTATGCCATATCGTCAGTTTCTGTCCCCGGTCTATGTTCCACCCATGGCCATGCCTGGATATTCAAGTAATCCTCCCTATCCTCACCCAACAAATGGCAGCAGTTACTTGTTAATGCCTGGAGGTGGTTCACATCTTAATGCCAACAATCTCAAATATGGAGTTCAACAGTTCAAGCCTGTTCCTGCTGGAAGTCCTACAGGGTTTGGAAATTTTGCTAACCCAACTGGATATGCCATGATTACTCCTGGTGTGGTTGGGGGTGCAACGGCTTTAGAAGATTCATCTCGAGTCAAGTACAAAGATAATCTTTATGTCCCAAATCCTCAG GCTGAGACATCAGAAATTTGGTTACAGAATCCAAGGGACCATCCTGGCATGCAATCTACTCCATACTATAACATGCCAGGGCAAACACCTCATGCGGCTTACATGCCATCACACACTGGTCATGCTTCCTTCAATGGAGCCACAGCTCAGTCTTCTCACATGCAGTTCCCCGGCATGTACCACACCCCTCCACAGCCGGCAGCCATGGCTAGTCCTCACCATTTAGGACCACCAGCCATTGGCAACAATGTTGGAGTTGGGGTGGCTGCAGCTGCTCCTGGAGCACAGGTTGGTGCATATCAGCAGCCTCAATTGGGCCACATCAACTGGACAACAAATTTCTGA
- the LOC114390465 gene encoding uncharacterized protein LOC114390465 isoform X2: protein MVPGSKTEGGGTGTTHLLSARVRKTIQSIKEIVGNHSDADIYVALKEANMDPNETTQKLLNQDPFHEVKRRRDRKKETQNVGNRGQPSADSRRPSENNSGQGMKFHTHSERNVRRTNYSRSTFPGISREFRVVRDNRVNHIYKEVTPLSQQHSTSVTEQLNVNISDKGSSGSRNSSQASNGPSDSHARYAPKTIDRKIVYEDKDKQGMISNAAGRVQPIKPNSVHQNSALVASTSSAVGVYSSSTDPVHVPSPDSRSPGVVGAIRREVGFVGVRRQSSDNKAKQSFAPSSPHVVGKDGTSADSFQSVGAVSKTEQFSQTNVTEPSLSGMPVSRPSLNNQHNNRPHQQLVGHQRVSQQNKEWKPKSSQKPNCNNSPGVIGTPKKAAAAASPPAENSGDIESNTVELQDKLSQVNIYENQNVIIAQHIRVPETDRCRLTFGTIGTELDSSRPQSKYHIIGASEKSNEELTASLTVPAPELSTDDVSGSKQVDLRDEHIRSLGSDSPVSGATSEQQLPDNKDSSNTKNLDNYANIGLVRDSSPSYAPSEQQQQDSHDMPGFAAYDSPAGYDIPYFRPTIDETVRGQGLSSPQEALISHPTNTPASTIAMVQQQQPPVPQMYPQVHVSHFANLMPYRQFLSPVYVPPMAMPGYSSNPPYPHPTNGSSYLLMPGGGSHLNANNLKYGVQQFKPVPAGSPTGFGNFANPTGYAMITPGVVGGATALEDSSRVKYKDNLYVPNPQAETSEIWLQNPRDHPGMQSTPYYNMPGQTPHAAYMPSHTGHASFNGATAQSSHMQFPGMYHTPPQPAAMASPHHLGPPAIGNNVGVGVAAAAPGAQVGAYQQPQLGHINWTTNF from the exons ATGGTCCCTGGTTCCAAAACGGAGGGTGGTGGCACTGGTACCACTCACTTGCTCTCTGCAAGAGTGCGCAAAACCATTCAATCCATCAAGGAAATCGTGGGGAACCATTCTGATGCCGATATCTATGTCGCCCTTAAGGAAGCCAACATGGATCCTAACGAAACCACTCAGAAATTGCTCAACCAAG atCCATTTCACGAGGTGAAGAGAAGGAGAGACCGGAAGAAGGAG ACTCAGAATGTTGGGAACAGGGGTCAGCCTTCAGCTGACTCACGAAGGCCATCTGAGAATAATAGTGGTCAAGGAATGAAATTTCACACCCATTCTGAACGCAATGTTCGAAGAACAAACTATTCTCGCAGTACTTTTCCTG GCATCAGCAGAGAGTTTCGTGTTGTTAGAGACAACAGagtaaatcatatatataaagaagTAACGCCTCTTTCACAGCAGCACTCAACATCTGTCACTGAGCAGTTAAATGTAAACATATCTGATAAGGG GTCATCTGGCTCTAGGAATTCGTCTCAAGCTTCAAATGGTCCTTCTGATTCACATGCTAGATACGCGCCAAAAACCATTGACAGAAAAATTGTATATGAGGATAAGGATAAGCAAGGCATGATTTCAAATGCAGCAGGACGGGTGCAACCAATTAAGCCTAACAGCGTCCATCAAAATTCTGCCTTGGTGGCATCAACCAGTTCTGCTGTTGGGGTGTATTCCTCTTCAACAGATCCAGTTCATGTGCCCTCTCCTGATTCTAGATCACCAGGTGTTGTTGGAGCCATTAGGCGTGAAGTTGGGTTTGTTGGTGTTCGGCGACAGTCTTCAGACAACAAAGCAAAGCAATCATTTGCTCCTAGTAGCCCTCATGTTGTGGGTAAAGATGGTACATCTGCAGATTCTTTTCAATCAGTTGGGGCTGTCTCAAAGACTGAACAATTTAGTCAAACTAATGTAACTGAACCTTCATTATCTGGTATGCCAGTTAGCAGACCGTCGCTGAACAACCAGCATAATAATAGGCCACATCAACAACTTGTGGGACATCAAAGAG TTTCTCAGCAAAATAAAGAATGGAAGCCTAAATCAAGCCAGAAGCCAAACTGTAATAATAGTCCTGGAGTAATAGGAACCCCAAAAAaggctgctgctgctgcttcaCCTCCAGCAGAAAATTCTGGAGATATAGAATCAAATACTGTAGAGCTTCAAGATAAACTTTCCCAAGTAAATATATATGAGAACCAAAATGTGATTATAGCACAGCATATTCGAGTTCCAGAGACTGATCGCTGTCGGCTTACATTTGGTACCATTGGGACTGAACTTGATTCTTCAAGGCCTCAATCTAAGTATCACATTATAGGAGCTTCTGAAAAATCAAATGAGGAATTGACTGCAAG CTTGACAGTACCTGCTCCAGAGTTGTCCACTGATGATGTTTCTGGGAGCAAACAGGTGGACTTGCGGGATGAACACATTAGAAGTTTGGGGTCAGACTCTCCAGTATCTGGTGCTACTTCTGAGCAACAATTGCCTGACAACAAAGACTCTTCAAACACTAAGAATCTGGACAATTATGCCAATATTGGATTAGTTCGTGATAGTAGTCCATCCTATGCACCTTCAGAACAGCAGCAACAAGATTCTCATGATATGCCAGGCTTTGCG GCTTACGATTCTCCAGCTGGTTATGACATTCCTTACTTCAGACCCACAATTGATGAAACAGTACGAGGGCAGGGTTTGTCATCTCCTCAGGag GCTTTGATCTCCCATCCAACCAACACTCCTGCTTCCACAATTGCCATGGTGCAACAACAGCAACCTCCTGTGCCACAGATGTATCCACAAGTTCATGTTTCACACTTCGCTAATCTTATGCCATATCGTCAGTTTCTGTCCCCGGTCTATGTTCCACCCATGGCCATGCCTGGATATTCAAGTAATCCTCCCTATCCTCACCCAACAAATGGCAGCAGTTACTTGTTAATGCCTGGAGGTGGTTCACATCTTAATGCCAACAATCTCAAATATGGAGTTCAACAGTTCAAGCCTGTTCCTGCTGGAAGTCCTACAGGGTTTGGAAATTTTGCTAACCCAACTGGATATGCCATGATTACTCCTGGTGTGGTTGGGGGTGCAACGGCTTTAGAAGATTCATCTCGAGTCAAGTACAAAGATAATCTTTATGTCCCAAATCCTCAG GCTGAGACATCAGAAATTTGGTTACAGAATCCAAGGGACCATCCTGGCATGCAATCTACTCCATACTATAACATGCCAGGGCAAACACCTCATGCGGCTTACATGCCATCACACACTGGTCATGCTTCCTTCAATGGAGCCACAGCTCAGTCTTCTCACATGCAGTTCCCCGGCATGTACCACACCCCTCCACAGCCGGCAGCCATGGCTAGTCCTCACCATTTAGGACCACCAGCCATTGGCAACAATGTTGGAGTTGGGGTGGCTGCAGCTGCTCCTGGAGCACAGGTTGGTGCATATCAGCAGCCTCAATTGGGCCACATCAACTGGACAACAAATTTCTGA
- the LOC114389402 gene encoding protein BIG GRAIN 1-like B, with translation MDKWDNKPSRKQHHRENPSFSSTLLDVIYRSIDEDPTEEKEEAQLIFYRETMRKQKQGNCFREEKPEAEKHNSRRARKVENWMEKRASEKVLMGRNSLTEFERRTRSNSISNTLSMYSSSTSSESSSVGGFSSSESESFYYGVQRPKPIKTSVSDKTKTKTNFDASLHSHNFRSHSSQSQKPKHENGFGKTKSKALKILYGELKKAKQPISPGAKLASFLNSLFTSTGNAKKAKVSTTTTSTYRPVLIPIATDRVADTKSVSAAQQQPGSTCSSASSFSRSCLSKTPSSRSGAKRSVRFCPVSVIVDEDCRPCGHKNLHEGEESLVDSRGKNRSEELRLHVMQESRRVEELARDLLKNYQKKSEVEFDDVMHYEDEEEEDDDDVASCASSDLFELDNLSAIGIERYREELPVYETTHFNTNRAIANGFIL, from the coding sequence ATGGACAAGTGGGACAATAAACCCTCAAGAAAACAGCACCACAGAGAAAACCCTTCATTCTCTTCCACTCTTCTTGACGTTATCTACCGTTCCATCGACGAAGATCCAAcggaggagaaggaagaagcCCAACTCATCTTCTACAGAGAAACCATGAGGAAGCAGAAACAGGGCAATTGTTTCAGAGAAGAAAAACCCGAAGCTGAGAAGCACAACTCTCGCAGGGCCAGGAAGGTGGAGAATTGGATGGAGAAGAGAGCCAGCGAGAAGGTTCTCATGGGGAGAAACTCACTGACGGAATTTGAAAGAAGAACGCGAAGCAATTCAATTTCAAACACACTCTCCATGTATTCAAGCTCAACCTCCTCTGAGTCTAGCTCTGTTGGAGGGTTCTCTTCTTCAGAGTCAGAGTCCTTCTATTATGGAGTGCAAAGGCCAAAGCCAATTAAAACCAGTGTTTCTgataaaaccaaaaccaaaaccaacttCGATGCTTCACTCCACAGTCACAACTTCAGGAGCCACTCTTCCCAAAGCCAAAAGCCAAAGCATGAGAACGGTTTTGGCaaaaccaagtccaaagccttGAAAATCCTCTATGGTGAGTTGAAGAAAGCAAAGCAACCAATTTCACCTGGTGCAAAACTTGCTAGCTTCCTCAACTCTCTCTTCACTTCAACTGGAAATGCCAAGAAAGCAAAggtttcaacaacaacaacatctacTTATCGTCCCGTCCTGATCCCGATTGCGACAGATCGTGTTGCTGATACTAAATCAGTATCAGCAGCACAACAACAACCTGGTTCCACTTGTTCATCAGCATCTTCTTTTTCAAGGTCTTGTTTGAGCAAAACCCCTTCTTCAAGATCAGGTGCAAAAAGGTCTGTGAGGTTTTGTCCTGTGAGTGTGATAGTGGATGAAGATTGCAGGCCTTGTGGTCACAAGAATCTTCATGAAGGTGAAGAGAGTTTGGTGGATTCCCGTGGAAAGAACAGAAGTGAGGAACTTAGGCTGCATGTCATGCAGGAGAGTCGCAGGGTGGAGGAGTTAGCAAGAGACTTGTTGAAGAATTATCAGAAAAAGAGTGAAGTGGAGTTTGATGATGTCATGCAttatgaagatgaagaagaagaagatgatgatgatgtggcTAGTTGTGCAAGTTCTGATCTTTTTGAGTTGGATAATCTATCAGCTATTGGGATTGAGAGGTATAGGGAAGAGTTGCCTGTGTACGAAACTACCCATTTCAATACCAATAGAGCCATTGCCAATGGTTTCATTCTGTAA